The genome window TGGCCCCGCCACCCCCTTCTGAGCTTCTTTGTGAGTGAAGGGGGCCCAGGtcctcctctgctgcccccttAGAGCTCTCCCTGTGGCAGTCAGTAGAGGCCTGGatgccttcctggaggaggtgatgcaaACACGGGATAGGGGGAAGGGATGTGGATAATAGGAGTGTTGCCTGTGGATCTTAGGATCAGGAACCCAGCCGAACAAAATTCCTGGCAAGGAGTGTCTGAGCAGAGGCTCCTTATTCCTGAACGCTGAACCCCGGCTCTGCTGGGCGCTCACACCTCTGCACGTTTGTGTGCACTGTGGTTGTCTTGCGTATCGCAGAGTGAAAGTTGCCAGCCAGGGACACTGGTGTTAGTCATCTTCTTCACTTTACAGGTGTGTCGTGCTGTGAGAGTATATGTCTGTGTCCACCAGGTGTGCCTGAGGCTGGGACTCTCTACAGATGTGTGTCCATCCTCGCGGGTGGGGTCTCTGTATCAGTGTAAGTGCACAGGTCTGAGCGGGGGCCCTAGTGCAGCGGTAATGCTGGTGCATATCTGGTGGAAGTAAGTACCTAACGCACCTGTGTGTGGGGCGATGTGAAGGAGTGGGGAACACCTGCGTGTAGGTATATGTGAGACACAATGGGCAGCCGGGTCCCAGTCTGTAGGAACAGGAGGCCGCCCACCCCTGAGGAGAGCTGTCCTCGGGTGCCTCCAGGTCTGTTCTCACACACACCTGGGTGGGGGCTCAGAGGCGCCCACAGCAAGGGCGGGGAGGCTGAACCCGAGACACTGTGTTCTCCCTGCCTTGCTCAGGGCTGACCCTGGGCAGTCTGAGACTCCCCTCCCTTTCTGGGGCCAGTCTGGGCTGTGAACCAGGGGAGAGACAGTGCAGAAGTAGACGAGGGCTGAAGGaggatgattttgttttttaaaaagttgaggtaaaattcacataatatagaattaaCCATGTTGATATGTACATTCTGGTGGCATTTGGTACATTTACAATGTGCCACTATTACCTCTACCtagttgaaaaatattttcatcgcCCCAAAAGGAAGCCTTGTTTTCATTAGCAGCCACTCTCCAAGCTCCCTGaacccagcctctggcaaccaatAATTTGCCTGTTGTCCCTACGGATTTGCCTATTTTAGCCATTTCCCATTAATGGGATCAGACAATATTTTGCACCTGGCTTTCTTCATATagcatgttttcagggttcacccatgttgtagcatgtgtcatcACTACTTCTCCATGTGTATAAAAAACGTATAACATCAAATGTACCAGCTGAACCATTTTTAAGCATGAGGTTTCGTAGAGTTAAGTCTATGCACACTGTTGTACAGAGATCTCCTaaactcttttcatcttcctaCACCCATTAATCAATAACTCCCCACTTCCCCCTCTCCAGCCCACCCTTGGCATCTgccattctactttctatttccatgaatttgactattttagatacctcagAAAATGTGGTCTCATACAAGACTTCTCTTTCTGGGGACTGACTAattgcacttagcataatgtccccagggttcattcatgttgtggcATATCACAgggtttccttccttttaaaccTCAGTGGTCTCTCATTGAATGAGGAGACCACATTCATCCAACGTTGAacatttgagttgcttccacctCATGGCTATTGTGATTAATGCTGCTATAAACCGAGGTGTGCAAGTGTCTCTTCAAATTCTGCTTTTGGTGCTTCTGCGTACAGACCCGGAAGTGGGGTTACGagaccatatggtagttctattttcaatataTTGAGTATTGAGCAATATTCCGACTTTCTTCCACAGctgttgtaccattttacagtcccaccaacagggcacaagttttccaatttctccacatcctcgtcaTTTTAAATGGCACAATTCAGTGTCATTTaggacattcacaatgttgtggaACTATCACCTCTATTTAATTCCAAGACATTTCACCACCCCAAAAGTAGCTCTTGAATCCATTAACAGTCATTCCCCATTCCAACCTACTCCcattccctggcaaccactggccTGTTTTCTATCTTGATATATTTATCTATTCAAGATATTTCAAGTAGATGAaaccatacaatatgtggtcttttgtggtgGGCtcctttcactcagtataatgtgtttgagattcattcatattgcaCCATCTATAAGTACTTTATTTCCTTGTATGTCTAACTGgcataccatattttgtttacccattcatctgttaactcattttgtatttttaaaatgttgtactTTTTGCATTAGGCTTGTTTgtggcagagaaagagaagaatgtgGGGGGGGGGAGCGAGAGAGCTCTAGGCTCCTGATGGAGCAGGTACCTGGAAAGAGAGCTGCCCTCACAGGGAGCTGGGGCAGATGTGACCCTACAGCCACTCAGGGAAGGAGATGAGAGAGCCCACAGCTGAAAGTCTTGGTTTCTCCATGAAGCAGAAGACTGGGGATAGAAAAGTGGGGTAGAATGAGGGGAAGAGACTCAGAGAACGGCACCGGAGAGTGACCAGCGATGGAGAGCCCAGTTGGGGTCAAAAACAGAACTCTACTGTGCTAGTGCCAAATCATTGTGAGGGACTCATGCAAGTTAGACCACACAACAACAGTAGTAACTGAGGGCTATAAGGGGCATCACCTCCTTTAAACACCACAGTAGCCCTGTGGAATAAGGAATACTATTCCTTTTCCTGATGAGCTAGTAAAAAGTGGTGCTGGAAACAAACAGCTGAAATGCTTTCCATGCTGTAGGGGAGAGTAAGCAATTAGGGAGTAGCTCATCTTTAAAATTCAGGAAGGATTGGGAGCTGGAGAGAAGCATAGAGGAACCAGCAAGCTCAAAGACAGCAAAGCAGAGTGGGGTTGGTCCTGCATGGAGTTAATAATATTAAGAGTTGTAAtcataatcattattattatcagtattatttttattgagttcttactATGGTGCCTTACTATGTGTGCTATGGCACTTAGGACccatgattttatttaaatttcagcaCATTGTTATGAACAACATTTTGCAGATGGATTAACCATGGCTTGGAAAGGTGAGGGAGCCTCTTCAGGAAGTCCTCCCAGGTAGGGTTCACTAGAAACTCTAAGATTATTTCCACTgggctttcttccctctctccccaaccAGATACGGCCAACATGCTGCGGTCAAACTACACCACGGTGTCTGAATTCATCCTCATTGGCTTCTCTACCTTCCCGAAGCATCTCCTGCCTGccttctttctgcttttcctgCTCATGTACCTGTTCACACTGCTGGGGAACTTGCTCATCATGGCCACCATCTGGAGCGAGCGCagcctccacacccccatgtacctCTTCCTGTGCGCCCTCTCCATCTCCGAGGTCCTCTACACCTTCGCCATCATCCCGCGCATGCTGGCTGACCTGCTCTCTACCCATCGCTCCATCTCCTTCACTGCCTGTGCCAGTCAGATGTTCTTCTCCTTCACGTTTGGCTTCACCCACTCCTTCCTGCTCACTGTCATGGGCTATGATCGCTTCGTGGCCATCTGTCATCCCCTGCGCTACAACATGCTCATGAGCCCCCGTGGCTGCACCTGCCTGGTTGCCTGGTCCTGGGCTGGTGGCTCAGTCATTGGAATGCTGGTGACATCGGTCATTTTCCACCTCACTTTCTGTGGGCTCAATGAGGTCCACCACTTCTTATGTCATGTGCCCCCACTATTGAAGCTGGCCTGTGGAAATAATGTACCGAGTGTGGCCCTGGGGGTGGGCCTGGTGTGTATCACAGCCCTGCTGGGTTGCCTTCTCCTCATTCTCCTCTCTTATGCCTTCATCGTGGCCACCATCTTGAAGATACCTTCCTCTGAGGGTCGGCACAAAGCCTTCTCCACGTGTGCTTCTCACCTTACTGTGGTCATTGTGCACTATGGCTTCGCCTCTGTCATCTACCTCAAGCCCAAGGGTCTCTACTCTCAGGAAGGCAATACTCTGATGGCCATCACCTACACCGTCCTCACTCCCTTCCTCAGCCCCATCATCTTCAGTCTCAGGAACAAGGAGCTGAAGAATGCCATGAAGAAGACCTTCTTCAGCAAACTCTATCCTTCCAGCATCTGAGTAGCCAGTGTGAGGAGGTTTTAAAATATGGTAAGAAGGATGATCATACCATCATGTGTACAACGGGGTTAATAATGACTGTCTTGTAAGATTGGTGTAAAGATTTGTGTGTGACAGCATTgatcacatagtaggtgctcaataaatgttagctttttttcttcttcccttggcCTGTGCGTCTgatgttagttttattttttcatcaaaCAGATTTTTTGAGATATTATCCACATACCATATAATTTACCCATTTAATGTATGCAATTCAATTGGTCTTTAGtatattcaaaacactatatacTCATCATcacaatgaattaaaaatatttttgtcagcCAAAAAAGAAACCCATATGCTTTCCTTTCTTATCAGTCTCTTCCTACTTTCTCCCAACCCTGTACCCTCTGAGCCCTAGGGAACCATTTATCTGCTTTCTGTCTActttgcctattctagatattttatttaaatagaatcatacattaTGTGGTCTTCTTGAGtggattctttcacttagcacccATGatcaaggttcttccatgttgtaaaatgtatcagaacttcattcttttttattgccaaataatattctattgtacagAAGGCTCACTTTTCATCTGTCTACTCTTCATTTGATGAGCATTTCCATATTTCTGCTTTTcgctattttgaataatgctactatgaacatttgtgtacaagtttttccTTGAATATatagtttcatttcagttttgtATATACCAAAGAGTAGAATGGCTAGGTCAAATGGTaatctacatttaattttttagaaacttccagactattttccaaagtgctggatcattttaaattcccaccagcaatgtagtagtattcaaatttctccacatccttgccaacacttgttattatcagTCTTGTTGATTATAGCTATCTTAGTGGGtggtttctcattgtggttttggttggCATTTCTCCAATGAGTTGTGATGGTGAGCATCTTATCACATGCTTGTTGACCATTGCTATATGTTCTTGGAGAAATGCTATTGATACagtttactcatttaaaaattgggttttgttgttgttgagttctcataacttttttaaacatttttttgagttatagtcattttacaatgttgtgccaaattccagtgtagagcacaatttttcaattacacatgaacttacatatattcattgccacactttttttcgctgtgagctaccacaagatcttgtatatattttcctgtgctatacagtacaatcttgtttaagtattctgcatatgcctctcagtatctacaaattttggaatcccagtctgtcccttctcaccccctgcccccttggcaaccacaagtttgtattctatgtctatgagtctgtatctgttttgtatttatgttcattttttaactttttttagattccacatatgagcgatctcatatgggaaaaaatgctcagtatcactaactatcagagaaatacaaatcaaaactatgatgaggtatcacctcacaccagccacaccggccatcattcaaaagtccacaaatgacaaatgctggagaggatgtggagaaaagggaaccctcctacactgctggtgggaatgcagtttggtgcagccactgtggaaaacagtatggagattcctgaaaagactaggaatagacttaccatatgacccagtaatcccactcctgggcatatatccagaaggaaccttacttcaaaaagacacttgcaccccaatgttcatagaagcactatttacaatagccaagacatggaaacagcctaagtgtccatcaacagatgactggataaagaagatgtgtatatttatacaatggaatactattcagccataaaatgacaacataacgtcatttgcagcaacatggattttcctggagaatgttattctattccagaaagagaaagaaaaataccatatgagttctaataactttttatattttctagttacaAGTTTCTTATGAGCTATgtgatatttcaaatattttcttacattctgtgagatttcttttcattcccTTGTTGACATTCTTTGCAGTACagaagatttttaattttgacagcatccaatttatgtattttttgttgttgttgttgcttatgCATTTGATATCACTTCTAATGATATATTTCTTAATCCAAGGCCATGGAAAAGCAATAACATTATTCCTGGGTATTAAGCTGCTGCGACTGATGCTGATAAAGcaatagtaaaaaagaaaaaatgagtatATACTATCTGTTGAGCAGTATATTATATTTGGTACTTTTAATAGAGTACCTTTTTATTTCTCAAGCCCTGTGAAGGGAAAAAATCCAAAATGTGCCAGCAATGAATGGCTGGTTATCTACAATTTCCCACTGCCTTGAAATCTTAGGAATAGACTTGTTTCTGAACTAAGCATTGAGCATGAGGATGGAGAAGAGGGGGGCCgggagtgagaaagagagagagagagagagagagagagagacagagggagagagatttcTCTATATAAGCAGTGGAATAGAGAGAGGTacccaggaaagagaaaaggtaaGGGTGTGGCTGCACATGATCGGGTCACATGCTTGCTTGGTGGGGAAGGAAAGAATTGGAAAAAGACATGAAGATCCGATTACTGGAGTGATGCTGTCtttagggaaagagagagaatatgaTGGCTCAGAGCTTGGTGAAAAATTGGATGCAAAGAATACAGGCGTTGAAAGTAGTTGTAAAAAGAGTTTCCACACAACATCAGCTGTAAAGCTTCTTCCCTACCTTACTATGAAACCTCTGGTAATATGTCAGTCATTACCTTTCCAAGCTGAATTTATTTGGTGACCGTTTTAATGTTCGATCTTACTTCAAAGTGGGCACAAGAGGAAATAGTCTCCCCACTTGAGGTCTATTCCTCCTCATATTATAAGTAGATAGGGTAGGAGGGTCCCTGAAGATGGAGAACCAGGCCTGCATTCTTGACATACGAGAAGCCATTTTTGGactaagccattttgtgatctaagcctggccacaacTATTGCCCTTGAATAAGTCTCAGTAATTGatgatcttaagggaacaaaagTTTCAGGAACAAATGACTTTTTTTGCTTTGTATCATTTCGGTTTCCTTTGCTacacaaaagcttttaagcttaattagATCCcagttgtttatttctgcttttatttcttttgcttattgAGTCATATTGCAGAAGTATTGCTACACTTTATGTAAGATTGTTTTGCCTACGTTCTGATCACGGTATTTTATGGTTTTaattcttacatttagatctttaatccattctgagtttatttttgtatatgatgtagagaattattttaattccATTCTTTTacgtgtagctgtccagtttccccagcaacAGTACTGAAGAGGTTGCCTtgtctccactgtatattctttcctccttgctgTGGATTAGTTGACCCTAAgtacataggtttatttctgggttctattctgttctgttgatcaacaggtctgtttttgtgccagtagtatgctgttttgattactgtaggtttgtagtatagtctgaagtcagagcaTGTGATACTGCCagctctgtttgtttttgtttttgtttttgttttttataatttccttcaagattaccctggcaattcagggtcttttgtggttccatataaattgtagaattatttgttctagttctttggAAAAAGTGatgggtattttgatagtgaGTGTATTAAACCTGTAGCATGCTTTTGGCaacatgaacattttaacaatattaacttttCCAACCCACAAACATGGGATAATTTTCCACTTCTTTGTGTCATCTTCCATATCCTTCACCACTGTAttatatttttcagagaaaacgtGTTTCAccttttacattgtattagggttttctatatatagtatcttgTCACCTGCAAATAGAGCCTGTTTTACTTTTACTTTCCAGTtttgatgacttttatttctttttctcgtctgattgctgtggctaggacttccaatactgtgttgaatagaagtggcgagagtgggcatccttgtcttgttcctgaatttagagggaaggctttcagcttctgAAAACTGAGTATTaggttggctgtgggtttgtcaaaaatggcctttattatattgtgCTATGTTCCCCTGTATCAACTTTGATGAAAGTTTTTACCATGAATGgatactgaattttgtcaaatgctttctctgtgtctattgagatgattatgtgattcttatccttccttttgttagTATAGTGTATCACATAGATTGAGTTGCAGATATTGAAATACCCTTCTATCTCTGGAGTAAATCCAACTTGAGCATGGTGTATAACccttttttatacattgttgaattcagttaagtttttttgaggatttttgcatctatattcatcagagtTATTggcctgtattttttttattttctgtagtgtttttgtctgattttagtatcaGTGTAATAGTGGCCTCACAGAGAGAATTTGGGCATGCTCTGTCTTCTTCAATTTTGAGGAATAGCTTTAGAAGTGTAGGTGTTAGCTCTGGTTTATATGTTTGCTTAGTAGAATTCCCTTGtcaagctgtctggtcctggactttcattTTCTGGGAGGGTTTTTAGAGTTATAATTCAGTTTTACTACTAGTGACTGATATTTccatattgtctatttcttcatgtTTCATCCTTGGAAGATTGTATATTCCTAGAAATGTatctgtttcttctaggttgtgcaatttgttggcatataactgtttATAATAATCTATTGttactttttttgtatttatgtgatattggttgttatttcttttctttcatttctcattttgtatattttggtccTCTCTAGTTTTTTTGATTAGCCTGACTAAAGTCTTACCAATTTTGCTTCTCTTTAGAAAAAAAGCAGCTCTTGGTTTATTTGATCTTTTCTATAGTTTTTATGGTCTTTACTtcaattattttctctctgatttttgttaattccatccttctgcttactttgtttttttctttttactttgggttttgtttgtacttctttttctagttcttttaggtcAATTAAGTTGTTTATCTGAGATTTTCCTTGCTTCTTGAGGTAGGCCTATGTCACTATAAACTTCTCTTTTAGCACTGTTTTTGTTGCATCATATGTATTTTAGAAAATTGTGGGATTTTTTCACTCAAAACAccagaaataaaactttattataatattttacaataatttaAGTAATAGGTGAATggtaaataatagaaaatagctAATGAAACAGAAATTACCAAATGCAATATAAGCAACCTCAAGAATGATATTGTCCTTCTACAATGCTTCCTCTACCACCTTGACTTTAatgagtttattattattttttaacgtttattgtggtatggttcctgtacaataaactacacatatttcagatgtacaatttgatgaattttgatagatgtatacacccatgaaaccatcacgaCAATCAAGATagggaacatttccatcactccccaagaggtgaaattttctaattcccaatttatctttcCCCACCCTCCTTACCCcatggtaactataagtttgttttctatgtgtgtgagtctgtttctgttttgtaggtaagtttgtttgtgttttattttttagattccacatataaacaatACCATATGgcatccccccccccctttctggcttacttcatttagaatgatgatcttcaggtccattcattttgttgcaaatggcattattttaatcttttttatggctgagtagtatgccattctatttaccacatctttatctagtcatctgtcagtggacatttgggttgtttccatgtcttgactattataaatagtctgctgtgaatattgggatgcatgtgtatttttgaattatatttttctccaggtacatgcccaggagtgggattgctggatcctatgataAGGAAAATTGCtcacttttaaaatgattaatttacATTATGTGAATAACTCTTCATTTTGTAAAGGGTGGGAAAATATTGCTAACAAATGTTTTTTAGAAAAACGACCCTGGGAATAGTAATCTCAGTATTAGTATCTgataaaattaaagggaaaagcaTCTtatgttacaaataaagctgttatacATTTTTCAAGGGCCAAACCAGATTATAAATAGATGCAAACTCAACATACATAAAGCAGCAAATGAAAATCCATAGCTACATCAACACCAATACTTGGAGATTTTATCCCAACCTTCTTAAATATCACTAAGTCAAGCAGACAAGACTCAGACTAAGGAATATATTCTCCAAATACCACATCTTAAAAGTTGAGAGATtaagcagagagagaaatgtacacccaagagaaaaacaactcacTCTCCAAGCACACATGGAATATTGATAAAAAGTTAATCATATATTTGGCCCTCCAAAACAACTGAATGAATTCCAAAGTAATCTATCATCTATGTGTTTGACTGTAttgcattaaaattaaatatcaaaaaaccttttaaaatgctCATGTGTGGAGAGCGCATCAATGAAATCACTTTTGGAATCATCAGAGGATTCCCCAGAGGTCTGCGAGTGAAAATCAAAAATTTACTTTGGCTAAATTGAGTCTGAGATGGTTATCAGACTTCCAAATAAAGATGACCATGAGAGAAGAGTGAATATTCTATTTACCAGACTTTTATTAGATGAATCAATGTCCCTCTGCTCTCTGTCCTAAAGCACAGGGGAAATGTTAGTCATTCTATTACTACACTCTTTTAGTTACAtttagaattttgttttgttagtAAATAATTTAGATTTACTGGCTTTCTGGGtgtttttagctttttgttttatttgacttcctttctctttccaatatttttgtatttgataTTACAGTTAAACTTTTGTTTAGTAATACATGAACCTGATTAAGTAGAAATTGgagtaggtgaatggatagataaactgtggtacatccggacaatggaacattattaaacactaaagagaaatgagctatcaagccatggaaagacatggaagaaacttcaATGCATGTTACTAAGGGCAAGAAGCCAATCTGCAcaggctacatactgtataattccaactctataacattct of Vicugna pacos chromosome 22, VicPac4, whole genome shotgun sequence contains these proteins:
- the LOC102534072 gene encoding olfactory receptor 10H2-like; this translates as MLRSNYTTVSEFILIGFSTFPKHLLPAFFLLFLLMYLFTLLGNLLIMATIWSERSLHTPMYLFLCALSISEVLYTFAIIPRMLADLLSTHRSISFTACASQMFFSFTFGFTHSFLLTVMGYDRFVAICHPLRYNMLMSPRGCTCLVAWSWAGGSVIGMLVTSVIFHLTFCGLNEVHHFLCHVPPLLKLACGNNVPSVALGVGLVCITALLGCLLLILLSYAFIVATILKIPSSEGRHKAFSTCASHLTVVIVHYGFASVIYLKPKGLYSQEGNTLMAITYTVLTPFLSPIIFSLRNKELKNAMKKTFFSKLYPSSI